The DNA segment AGGGTTTGGAATTAATTTGAATGGTttgattcaaattaaatcccactCAAGAGTCAGcatttgaaattaaattgaggggcaaccctcaatttaatttccacTCAATTTTCAACCAAGAAAAATAAATCCAACTCGAATTTGTTTAAACAAGGTAGAGCCAAATAAATCCAAtaactccaaatatttccaTACTAGCAAAATAATATCCTTATTTATATTCAAAATTTTGACTTTTTAACATTCCGAAAAAATCCTTGGCCTAATCGGCAAGGTTTATATGTGGCTGCCTGTAAGTACCGCGATGGCGTCTGGCGACCTGGGAGTGTATGGGTTAAATAGCAACAGCCAGATTGAAGCCTTTCAAGGTGGGTTCATCTCATCTTCTTTGATCCTGTTTCTTTTTTGCCGTCCAGATGCTGCAGCCCTTTACTGAGCGTGATTAGGATGCATTTCCCATCGTTTTGTTTGCAGTTTCAGCTGAtgagtgcaaaaaaaaaaagatgacccCTTAGTGAATCAggatcttttttttctccttcaaTCAGTTTGTAGTTTCTACAATTTCTTTTCACTTTTTTACACTTGCAGATGCTCTATTCCTTACCTTAGTTACGTTATGGTGGTTTTATATGTTTGAGTAATTTTTAGTTGCTTCCTGCAAAGTAGTTGTTCAGTTTATAAATTTATGATTAGGCTGCCTTACTTATATTGCCTCATATTTTATGATATCAGTAGATTTGGAAAATTTGATCTTAAATAAAAATCAAGTTGCTATCTATAGCACAGTTATCTGGATAACCCACCTTAACAAGTCCGTAGCTAGAGTTTGGCATGAAAATTCCGCTTATTTTAGCATCGCAGATCTGGTATTATAAAGGAACAGTAATcctatttttttgcaaaaagtaaAGATACTGATAGATGCAGCTAGGCTACTCTTTATGTGAAGTATATGTATGTTCAGTAGGGTTTGATATAGTTATTCTGCTTTTTGCTAGTTACTATTTGTTTCCGTCTTGCAATGTGCCTAGGCCGACATCTGCTAAATTGCTACTACATGCAATATATTAAGCTGTTTTATAACCTCAGCATCAGTTAACTCTCTTTTGAATACTTTTATGGCTGCAAAAGGTGTTATTTCCTACTTTTTAATATATTAGTACTCGCTTTTATTTGGATTAGCATTCTAAGCTACCTACTAAAATTTTTGGTAGCTACTAATGCTGATACTCAATTGTAATATATGGCTTGACAGAATCTATCGGCTGCACATGCCATTCAATCAACAGTACTGCCGCCGCTGTTAACATATATATTTGCATGAGACAATTGCTATGTGTTTGCCTATCATTCAAAGCATTGTTGTACTATATTTCTAATCTCTCCGGCTGCTACATTTCTATGTTTCGATCTGAATTTTTATGCTATATTTACTCATATATAGAGATATTTTTATATGGAATCAAGAAACTGATGATAGAGCGCGCAACGCGCACATTATGTTCTAGTGAACTTAAAGACTTAGGCCACCGGTACAACCGTGCTATCGCTGATTGCTGGGAGGAGGATGGTGGTGATCCTTGTGAAGTTTGCGGAGACATGCCATTTTTATGAGAACACCATATTTTAATTGAAATAGCATGTTACATTACTGTTCGCACGAGACATGCATTATACGTACTAATACATGTTTCTACATTGACATGGCAATACTGTTGAGCTGTGGAAATAACAATTTAAAGTACGTTTAAGAGTCAAAGGTGTACTCTGATAATCTGAAAATATTAATATGCAAATAAAAGTATTAATAGCTATTTATGAAAGTATATTTGGGGCATAATAAGTGAACGTACTGGTGTTCATATCGACTGACTTTATTATTTTTAGAGCCGAGTTCAGAGTTTTACGTGCACAACATAATTATATTGAGTCTCACAGCGTAGCACACTTCACCATATACATGGACGATAGTGTATGTATCTCTTATGCAACATATTGCTCCGACTTTATTTTGTTTGTTTCAGTGATGCGTAGGGTGTGACTTGCTGATCTTTTATTAAGTAATCTCTACCTCCTGTACGGGCCATCTGAAGCACATGTTTCAACACAATCTTGTAGGCATAAAATTTGCATTCGTCTGATTTTTAAAACTTTTTTATTGCATCTTTTCATATCGTACAGCTGGCGGATGGTGAGGATGACGCAGTGATCCATTCATTAGCTTCAGCTTTCTGCTGATGGCATCTTTATTAAAGGACGATAGTACAACTTAATTGGGAACTGATATATGGGGACTAATAACAAGAACAATTAGTAAGTACTAATGGGCGGGTGCTGCCCGCATGCATATTATTCTCGGGAGGGAGCCGGAGGCACTACTATGGCCTGGCTCATTTTTATTTGTACTGTGGCCACTCACAAGATTCCTCTGCTTTTGGCGGTgcgtcatgcatgcatgcgcctACTCGTCCGGCCCGTGGGTGGAGGAGCTCTGCCACTGCTTGATCGCATGAATGGCGGCCTGCATATCCAAGACAAATAGAGATTGATCGGATTCATAGATAGATGTTGGTACAAACACAAAAAAATGTATACGTACCAGGTAAATGTCATGCTGCCTTGCGCGGCTTATCGCCCCATGCAGGACGTCAGTGAGATTGCCGGACTCGTCGTCTTGATGCTGATGGTCCAGCTGGAAAGCTGGTGGCACCTCGGCGTCCAGCTTGCACCACAGTTGGAATCGCTTGTTGATACCGTCCAAGAGCCCAATGGCGCGCTCGTAGACAGCTCGGTCTTCCGCTCCTTGTTCATATGCTTCCTTGAGCAGCAACTTCCTGCGGACCTTCTGCACCATCATCTCCATCACTGGCGTGCGGAACATGGCCTCCGCCGGTAAGCCTGTAGCCGTTGCGCGCTGCATCTCATGGCTCGACAGCCATGAGTAAATGCATCCAACACCCAAGCCCTTCCTGAGGATGCCCACCATTGCATTGACGTCCCTGTCAATGCTGCCCAGGTCAAGCAAGGACTTCGGGGTGGCTGCTTTCCAGGATTCATCAGATTGCTTGAACTCCATCCACTTCCTCTGCAGCATGTTGGCTGCAATGGACTGCAACACTGGGTCATCAACACCATCTTTCTCCTTGGCAccaccagcatccttcttcaaGGCCTTCAATTCCTGTAGGACGCCTAGGAGCAGGTCCACCACCTTGAACCGGACCATCTGCTGCAGGACCAAGGGGAATGGAGGGCATGGGTTTGCAGGAAGCGATGGATCCTGGGTCGTGTGAACCGCGACGGACACGGAGCAATTGTTAGTTGAGGTTGATGACTGCCCACCCGGCATATCCTTGTACGTGACCCTAGCAGTGATCCCACTCAAAGTGGTATAGTAGCCACGCTCCCAAGACCCAGCAGTGTAACTGAAGTAGATGACCAAGTCCTTCACCTCCCCAGCACACAGCATGCCAATTGAGATGCCTGATCCAGGAGCAGCCCGGCGTGTGTAGCCCCCGGAGTCGACCCTTGTTATCTCCAAGCTGCTTGACGTGATGTCGACGCAGGTGTCAAAGGCGACGATGGTCTTGAACCCGGCTAGGCAGACAGCCAGTGCCTCCATGATGTTCTTGTCGAGGTCTTTGTTGTCTGTGATTGAGGAATAGGTTCCATAGGATTCTTTGGCGATGTAGTGCAGCGCCTTTGGGTCAGCCTTGAACAAGCCCAAGGTGTGGACTGGGTACTttcggaggaggcctcggatgggGTCAGTGGGGGCAAGACTCTCATGGCTCCACATGAATTGGCTCTTGTCTACACCATCTGAAATGAGGACGATGCAGCCTGCACGCGTCTTGTCAGCACGGTCATCCAGGAGCTGTAAGCATGGGtacataaaaaattataaaacaatAAAAAGAGGAAAATATTTTGTAGCGAAGAAGAGTCTAACTAAGCTACAGTCTGATAATAATAGAAATTCGGAGTAACGACTACATGAATCAactgttttatttttatgtaaatCCAAAAGTAAAATACCTAAATAAATGGAGTGTAGTTATAAGAAAAATTAATTAGAAAAACTCAGTGATCAAATTTCTGCATGCACTCTAAAATCTAAAATTAACAAAGTACGGAGTGCCTTCATATATATGAAGTGTAATATCTTCCTTAATAATAATAATTGGAATAAATATTTTGGCGGCTAACACTGTATAGCTAAAGATAGGAACAAAGCATAAATAAGAAAAATGTTAGAACGTGTCTACAACCACCAAATGCGTATGTATTCTGTTGAGCAGTTGAGGGCCCAGACAACTTTGGTCTCGGGAGTAAAATGATTACCTTGCACCTCTCATGGATAACCATTAACACGTAGCTAGCATTAGTAACCTTATTAAGTGCAATAAGCTATTGAAATATATTGTATATTTTGAGTTACTGGAAATCATATAGTCTAACAAGGATATGAATATAACAAAATGGAGTGATATTTGAGAAACAAAAagcaaattaaaggaaaaaagaGGTTGCttgttgtgcaaatttgcaattTGTAGGGACCGACTTGCTAGTTAACACTTATACATGAAAGTACAGCCGGAGTGCTATGCCTATGTTTATCCTCTCGTTGGGTTACATCCTAAATTAGTTTTGGCCGCGGGATATTACCATCTATTATTTGTTGTCATTTTTACTAGAAAGTATATATATGGAAATGTTATCAACTACTTAATTCTTATGTGCAAACCTAaataaattcatatttgaaataaAATTGAGTAGCTAAGCTCGCTACATACCTTCACAGCATGCTCCAAGCTTGGTTTAAAGGCAGTGTCGCCCTGAGTCACGAGCCCATCCACTTTTTTCTCAATAGCCATCCGACCACCGCCAGAAATTTCTAAAATGCCAGTAGTATGCTCTTTGATGACCTGATCGTTGAATGCTACGATGGCAAGGCGGTCATTGTCATCAAGCTGACTTATTATAAACTTCAGGGCATTTTTCAGCAAATCCATCTTTGATGGCGTCTCTTCTGACGATGATGCCATCCAGCTAATGCTGTGGCTAACATCAAGCAATGTAACTATGTCAATGGACCCATTGCTCTTCATAGACGAGGGTGCTTGGACACGCACCACTGCCGTCCCATTTAACCTTGCTCTGTGATAGTAGTCAACGAGAAGTATAGGGGGGTTCATGGCAGCATTCACTATGACCTTTTCTGAGGCCATCTTAACCTGCATTTGAATTTTAGAGTCAGAGAAGCCTTTGAAATTTACTACTACTCGCTTCAGTAAGGTAAACAAGCGATGTGTAGAATCGAACCTTTCCAACTTaggatatatatttttgatcAACAATTTAATATATATGGCGGTGATGATGTATTAATTGAGTAAATAATGAACAAGGGGAGTTAATGTGCCAACAGACACCAGCCACGTGGGGAAAGAATTCTACTTTAACTCTGACACCAACTTAATTAATAACCATTTTATAAGGATGTACAAAGATGATGTGAGCAGACTGAAATTGTAAATCCTTCATAAAGATAGAACTTCAGTCAGCTAGAGAAACGCATTGCAACAGAATTTAGTGCCCAGATTACATTTGTTCATGGCAAAGTAAATTATTACATGCTGCAAGTTGCCAATTCAATCATAGTAAAAAAATAATCCCTTAAATTGGTGTTATTGAAAGAGCAATGCAAGCATCAACTATTCGAAGAAAACTTAACACGATTGTAAAAAACGAGATCAATGTAAAACATGAGGTGTAGGACTTTCAGCCTGGAGTTGCAAGAAGTTGTAGTCCAGATCCACTGCAAACATTTCTTCCACAGGGAATGAAAGAAGGATTAAATACAAACAGCACAATAATGAATGATGAACTAATAACACACCGCCCAGCCTAAAAGAACAACTTCGGGAGCCATCGGTGAGGCTTGCTCGTAAACACGCACTGCCCTCTCAAGTCTCCAGCCGGATGTTGTGTAGGTTTGGAGTTAAGCTGAGAAATTAGGCttttggctatatatatatatatatatatatatatatatatatatatatatatatatatatatatatatatatatatatatatatatatatatatatatatatataggtgcAGACCCTCCGTCGGTCTCGCCAACCAACTACAGGTCAATCCCGCCACTCACTAGGAAGCATGCATGCAGAGAATCTTTTATTGATTCGGATCAAGAAATGTAATATCTCTTAAACTGTAGCTTCAATTTCAGATCTGTTTGCATCAGGTTATTGAAAAAATATGCTTAATAAAACGAGATCCATGAAGACTATATttgatgaactttttttttcaagtatGTAATTGCAATATCACTATACTAAGAGTTGTTAGCATAGCTACGTTACAATTGCAACTTGGCTAGCATAGCTAAGAGACTACATCACTATACTAATTGCAGTTGCAACTGAGAGACTACATCAATTGCAATTTGAAGAATAGGTCAATTGCAACTAGGCGGAATTAATTGCAACTGGGTGCGAACACATTGCAACTAGCCATGAGCCGGTTGCAACTCAGACCGACCTGGTTGCAACTGGACACGAATCAATTGCATCTCAGACCGGTGTCGATTGCAACTGGATACGAACTGGTTGCAACTCTGACAGATCCGATTGCAACTGACGTGTCCTGGTTGCAACTCGGACTGACCCGATTGCAAGTGGACGTGAACCGGTTGCAACTGGACACAATCCAGTTGCAACTAGAACGGTCATAGTAGTTGCAACTGAGAGGGTGGGTGCATTCTCTATACAGAATGCACCCAGGTGTATTATACCATaactatatatacatatatatatatgtatatatatacatatctatatatatgtatatatatacatatctatctatatatatacatacatatctatatatacatatatatatgtatatatatatacatatatatatatatacacacacacatatacccAGGTGCATAACGGAAACCTCGTACACTTTGGCTATGTTGGCGATCAAGGGCTCTGGGTTACATGGGTGTTGACAAGTCACATTGGTTTTGCCACGGAGCTTTGTTGAGGTTTTTGTTTATCATGCCAGTTCTCGTCCAGGTGCACGCGCTTCTTTTAGCATTGCACAAATTTGCACAGATACTTCTAATTTGGAGGATACGAATTTGTGAAAAGCATTAGAATGGCAAAATGATGCATTCAAATTTTCAGTTAGTGGTACATAGTTTTTTCTAGTATGGCATCTTGGCCACGATCTGCAGGCTCAAATTGCACATGTAGTACTTTGACGTGATTCTGACATGACTCGCTAGTAAATAAATGTGGCAATTGAATATATAGACACACTGAGAGCTGTACAGATTAATAAGATATGACCTGGGGGCCACTTAACTTGTCAGGTTTTAGTCCTAAAAAAAAGGGTGTTTTCCATCTCCTTAGTCCTTACCCCATCAATGTCGATATAAACTACGGGGTACCATATATTAAATAGGCTTGATGCAATCAAGTTTTGACTTTGGAACTGCGTTTTCTTTTGTAAGGGAAATATAAATTCTGCCCTGTATACTAACTAGCATGACATAGGTGTTAAATTGCCAAACATCTAAATATGTGACATCCAAATTCACCTTGGTGTGTGGAGTGCACTGATGGTGCTTCCTACTTAGAACCTCATGTACAGAGTTGGATGGAGAGGGTGACGGGCTGTATGTGCTTAATTACCAGACGGAGACGTCGATTTGGTGTATGTTGTTGCGGCGGGGGTGAGGTCGTTGCTGACTGGAGCCCTGACCCAATCCCTGGTATCTGTGGTGATGAGGAGGATGGAGAGCAGGGGACCGGTGCTGCCATTATATAGGGAGGTAGGTGATGTGAGCTCTAAGATTTCCGGAggaatcatggtggaacttccggcatcggtgcaaagctcTCGCGGTCTCATGTTCACCGTACATTGTGGTGGAGCCAGTTttggagaaagaaaagagaataAGTGAGCCTGATTCATTTCTTGTGGTCTGCTTCTTCTCTTGGCTGAAGGAAGGAGAATCCTGATTCATTTCTTGCGGCTTGTGTCCCCGCTCGGCTGAAAGGAGAAACCTAGCTTTTGAGTTGTAGGACAGCGTGGGTGGGTCGCTCTTATGTCCTGCCAAAGCCGGCGCCGAGTTTGTTGCCCAAAGTGCCAAGAGTGTCGCTCCTCGGCAACATAGAGTTACGTTTTCCCATGAATGCCAAGTGTGACTCCAGCTGTCATCAAAAAAATGTTGCCTTCCTAGGATAGGGGCATGACCTTTCCCTGTTGCTGGATGCCTGGATGTTCCGTATTGGTATTTAAGGGAGCTGATAAAGTTAGCATTGCAGGAGGATCACAGATTGTTTCCTCGGCACTGCCTGAATCGTGTGCGCGCGCCTCGGAGGCAAGAATAAAGTTTTTCATTCCTTGTGTGGGTGCCTTTGTAGGCTTGTGTCCCTAGCATATCATTTGCTTTCTAATGAAACAAGGAATTATGCCTACTAGAAGCTGAGGCGCGTCTATCTCTTCAACGCTCCCCTCTCTTTTCCCCGACCACCAAGAAAACTACGTAAGAAAAAACGCAAAGCAGACAACGTACCAGTGAAACAAGCCTGACTCCCGATCTGAGAAGTAAGTTCGGTGAGCAGCCCCAAATCATAAACAAAACGAGGAAACCCCACTATGTAAGAAACGCCCTAAGGTGACGGGTATCATCGTGCTAAGATGTCCGTCACCTGTCACTAATGACTACTCAAAAGTGACGGGCTAAAGCCTGTTATCTATGTCATCACAAAGGTGACAGGTATTAGTATTAGTCCGTCACCTATGTCATCACAAATGCGATTTTTTGCGCGAATATGCGCGCATGCGATTTTTCCCACCCTTACCAGAATTTGAACCCACAACCTTAGCCTCGCGCGTACCCCCCACCACTAGGCTACACCATCACATGTGACCAATAatgagatatttttcttttgtcatcaCTTTCAAATGTCTTATATAACCCATTTCACAACTATAACGGTCGggacctacaactttcatatatACTATTTTTCCATCTgaggtcatttgaaaattttgaaaatttgaaattcaaaacttAAACCATGTATTTGGGTGCGAAAACAACAtcaactgaaaaaaaaatcaactacaaagttgtagatctggttgagacctacaacttttgtatagaCTATTTTTTAATCTGAGACcatttgaacttttcaaaaatggcgtgttcaaatattataaaaagTAACAAAAATGATGCACTTTGATATTGCCCATGTCATCACAAAGGTGATGATGCGCTTTGATGTTGCCCATCACCTTTGACTTGTCAAAACCCGTCACCTATACTAACCTTATAGGCAATGTGCTTTAATATTGCCTGTCACCTATATGAAACTTATTGATGACGGGCTATAAATATGGCCCGTCACCTATAATAAAAGTGACGTGATTTGATGTTGCACGTCATCTATATCATAACAAAGGTGATGGGCAACGTTTTAGAGAGACCCCCAAGGGGGGTCAAAGGTGACATGCATCATCTTCGTGCGTCACCCATATAACAAAGGTGACGCACGACAACAATGCGTCACTTTTGTGTGCGTCACCTTAGAACGTTTCTTACATAGTGCCCATCGCCGACTACCAAGGAGATCAGGATGGCACTTAGCCTCCCCAGGTGAGAAACGAGCAGACCATGATCCGAACATGCCATAGCTGGTACGAAATAATACAAACCTCCCCCAAAAAGAGTCGCATGTTGCAACAGCTTGTGACCCTGACAGATAGAACCCAAACTAAACCGAGAAAATTTCTGATCAGAGCACTAAAGCAGCGCGTACGGCGCTACAATCGCAGCATTAGAACAGAACGAAGAAAGAaacacaaatatttttttcccaTGCCCGCAGTCACCGGCCCCATATTTCCACCATGTCTTGCAGTTTGAATAGTAACATTTGTACATCCAACGCAGCTAATGATGCGTAATTCAGTGGAACTATCTGCTTTCTACTCGCATGTCTTTATCAGGTCCTACCACATCCATCCAGGTAGTCTCACCAGACTCTACACAGATACACAGGAGAGGTAACTCCAACAAAAGCAGCGTTTGACTATTTGAAAGTTCATAAAAGGTGGTGACACAATGCACGCTGAACTCCGGATAGCTGAGACTATCTGAAACACCACGACTAAGATAGCAATAGCACGTGACGGCAGTTGCACGTAGTGTGGAGATACGTTCGTGACCACTCCAGCAcagtgacaggcaacacgacGACTTCTTCCGGATGATTGTACAAAAACAGGGATCCGCCATGGCGATTGGACCCTGTGGCTGCTCGGGCTGTAAGAGGTCGATCTCTAGCTTTATTCCAATAATAAATTTACAAACATGAATTGAGTCATCCCCTACACGAGAGAGTAGATTGGCGCGAGCAATTATGGGTACAGATCACGATGACTTAATTAAGATAGAAGAAGGCCAAGAACCCTCCGGCGATAGTGACGAGGCCATGGTCCAGAACACCGCGGCCACCACCGGCGGCATCAGCAGCGCCACCTTGGTACAAATTTGTGAAAAGGTTTAGAATGGAAAAATAATGCATTCAAATTTCCAGGTAGTGGTACATAGTTTTTTAAAGTTTGGCATCTTGGCCACGATCTGCAGGCTCAAATTGCACCATGTACGGTGCATTCGTACAAAAAAAGTTACACTGGGGCCAGTTTcagaaagagaagagagaacAAGTGAGCCTGATTCATTTCTTGTGGTCTGCTTCTTCTCTTGTcgttggaaggaagaagaatCCTGATTCGTTTCTTGCAGCTCGTGTCTTCGCTCGGTTGAATGGAGAGACCTAGCTACATAGTTGCTAGTGGAGCTAGTAAGGCTATATACAGAGATCCTAGCTAGGATCGAACCCAACTTCTGGAGGCAGGGGCGGAGgtccttttcttcttttagaaagaaagagaaacctATTCGTTTCTTGTGGCCTGTTTCCTCATTCGGCTGCAAGGTCCTTCCTCGTGGTGCCTTCTTCTGTGGATCCACTCGCTTAGATAGTCCTCGCAGTGAGCCTTGTCATAAACGGTTACAGAAGAGGGCCGCGGAGATGTTGCTCagctgagttttttttttttgaaatcgtTGCGCACAGAGTGAAAACCGAGAAATCGAGGCTTCTGTCGAATTCAAGTCTGCGTTTCAGAATTAACTGAACCTCGACATCCTCTCTTGAACTTCTGAAGTTCCTTTGCACTTCTCAACTTCCTGAAGCTGCAGACTTGCCATTTACGTAGTATTAGTTGCGGATAGTTTACAATCACAGGGATCTGGGAAATATTTAGATAGCCAGAAGTACGTACTGAAAAAGATACGTTTTGCTACAGATCAGTAAACTCGAAAACTGTCCCAAATATGGAAAATTTCATGTTGCATCGACAAGTTTTCTGAATTCTAGCACTTCGGGCCCCAACTAAACAAGGGTAGTATTAAAGAGAGTCTCAAACTACAGTTTGGGCAACTCTGATCAGGTTAGTTACGTTGAGGAGTAGTTCATCGTGCAGAGAAATTGTGGTGAGACAAACATAGAGTTTGCCTTGGCTTGCGCACACCGTGATATGAATTGAGAAGTCACTAGTGAAGAGCGGTATGTATTTTATAGCATACATGTTTCTGGGGAAAGGAATCATACTCTTTAGTTTCTTGATTTTATAAACAAACAAGGGAATAATATTTGTTCCAGGCTGTCATTGCAACCTAAAGT comes from the Panicum virgatum strain AP13 unplaced genomic scaffold, P.virgatum_v5 scaffold_3763, whole genome shotgun sequence genome and includes:
- the LOC120694152 gene encoding uncharacterized protein LOC120694152 isoform X2, with product MASEKVIVNAAMNPPILLVDYYHRARLNGTAVVRVQAPSSMKSNGSIDIVTLLDVSHSISWMASSSEETPSKMDLLKNALKFIISQLDDNDRLAIVAFNDQVIKEHTTGILEISGGGRMAIEKKVDGLVTQGDTAFKPSLEHAVKLLDDRADKTRAGCIVLISDGVDKSQFMWSHESLAPTDPIRGLLRKYPVHTLGLFKADPKALHYIAKESYGTYSSITDNKDLDKNIMEALAVCLAGFKTIVAFDTCVDITSSSLEITRVDSGGYTRRAAPGSGISIGMLCAGEVKDLVIYFSYTAGSWERGYYTTLSGITARVTYKDMPGGQSSTSTNNCSVSVAVHTTQDPSLPANPCPPFPLVLQQMVRFKVVDLLLGVLQELKALKKDAGGAKEKDGVDDPVLQSIAANMLQRKWMEFKQSDESWKAATPKSLLDLGSIDRDVNAMVGILRKGLGVGCIYSWLSSHEMQRATATGLPAEAMFRTPVMEMMVQKVRRKLLLKEAYEQGAEDRAVYERAIGLLDGINKRFQLWCKLDAEVPPAFQLDHQHQDDESGNLTDVLHGAISRARQHDIYLAAIHAIKQWQSSSTHGPDE
- the LOC120694152 gene encoding uncharacterized protein LOC120694152 isoform X1, which encodes MAAPVPCSPSSSSPQIPGIGSGLQSATTSPPPQQHTPNRRLRLVKMASEKVIVNAAMNPPILLVDYYHRARLNGTAVVRVQAPSSMKSNGSIDIVTLLDVSHSISWMASSSEETPSKMDLLKNALKFIISQLDDNDRLAIVAFNDQVIKEHTTGILEISGGGRMAIEKKVDGLVTQGDTAFKPSLEHAVKLLDDRADKTRAGCIVLISDGVDKSQFMWSHESLAPTDPIRGLLRKYPVHTLGLFKADPKALHYIAKESYGTYSSITDNKDLDKNIMEALAVCLAGFKTIVAFDTCVDITSSSLEITRVDSGGYTRRAAPGSGISIGMLCAGEVKDLVIYFSYTAGSWERGYYTTLSGITARVTYKDMPGGQSSTSTNNCSVSVAVHTTQDPSLPANPCPPFPLVLQQMVRFKVVDLLLGVLQELKALKKDAGGAKEKDGVDDPVLQSIAANMLQRKWMEFKQSDESWKAATPKSLLDLGSIDRDVNAMVGILRKGLGVGCIYSWLSSHEMQRATATGLPAEAMFRTPVMEMMVQKVRRKLLLKEAYEQGAEDRAVYERAIGLLDGINKRFQLWCKLDAEVPPAFQLDHQHQDDESGNLTDVLHGAISRARQHDIYLAAIHAIKQWQSSSTHGPDE